A single window of Cygnus olor isolate bCygOlo1 chromosome 10, bCygOlo1.pri.v2, whole genome shotgun sequence DNA harbors:
- the NOL8 gene encoding nucleolar protein 8 isoform X1 → MEKEQASKRLYVGGLGHTVSKAELQERFGKFGRVLDVEIITRKDDQGNPTKTFAYITANISETDLRKCTSILNKAKWKGQTLQVELAKESFLHRLAMEREEARLQKEKTQRNDKTSLLESLKKAGVVDFHMKAVPGTEVPDHKNWVVGKFGRVLPILRLRSQQKNKIVKYDPSKYCHNLRKLEQDLTHVVPVSKLTWHLEEKDDSISKKRQGEFPVTKKQPKKLRQLDSEGLNGSAALPSGCWPHSNNISSSQLDQRSKTKSNERSKLLPSSSLYRRTPGQGSLSDKTNISRISSQNSTMHVSDGDIDSEEEIRTMVKKETERRQAAIETESDHLEIVGVNFELKYNTHWSLGNLDTTKKVVKGNNKETVECDNGYDSADTDEIIAESKGPDLSSMKTAFLEDSKLAVVETKEILTNKKCDLANDSSPKTHRTVREGKIREPKTSALPSTTKTSDSESSYSESEEGESEVSSDYESMMQNCYRLDLTLDDLKALATEKSGTSVEESDSTQSSSQCSIKENAKGNVKHKTKLSTTPPAVKKKCICPEDIVAAILKGEKNADEESSKRHNSSCLKYQPFRGMGSLCEKELTKDSAGLKKSVESLGVEASIPYCGETPSEGQSKNHPFYSLEISKENEQSEPCEHHKLSDAVSLVDENDQPVCRPHLQGKRKRTNYLQEDQNLKYGDAAPSTNDGEGESSDVDSNAAVSQKHMKQLKTPKLLSNKMKKVVSSECEVKKCESKKMSLLENKELHGTASKESNTKKKQLQDNQRRLAALEERQKERELQKKVIQGALSNLDSQPASKRKHITFDSDVESEAEVDEMLKEDESLGNVHEKESAPKTSGRLFESSEDEQDDTDDERFKIKPQFEGKAGEKLLNLQSRFGTDERFRMDARFLESDSEEEAETNTLKADEEDELAAEKKKNLQILGSLLNIDLEHAKPTKMATNAKKFKDINALRYDPTRQDHAVFERKPNATEKESKAKRKKKREESEKLPEVSKEIYYDIAVDLKELFGSSKSKQEKREEIPWDKDDAEESTPHDSLGPDVGSNTAQNSSGFKFSFFGDMDQSHVKEEPYVLETIKPVKVSWQEDPRFQDSSSEDDDEPEATESERDKEMFSSLPQAVSARFFFFSKGDERLKEGPKLFCRSVNLSEEKDSWEDRRRLLLEECRKKHKDARRKVKTKQ, encoded by the exons ATGGAGAAGGAACAAGCTTCAAAACGTCTATACGTTGGAGGTCTTGGCCATACAGTTTCTAAGGCTGAACTACAAGAAAGATTTGGCAAGTTTGGACGTGTTTTGGATGTAGAGATTATTACCAGAAAAGATGACCAGG GGAACCCTACGAAAACTTTTGCTTACATCACTGCcaacatttctgaaacagatcTTAGAAAAT GCAcatcaattttaaataaagccaaatGGAAAGGGCAGACACTGCAAGTCGAGTTGGCCAAAGAAAGCTTTTTGCATAG GCTTGCTATGGAGAGAGAGGAAGCGaggcttcagaaagaaaaaacacagagaaacgACAAAACATCTCTGCTAGAATCGCTGAAAAAGGCTGGAGTTGTAGACTTTCACATGAAAGCAGTACCAGGTACAGAGGTGCCAGACCATAAG aattGGGTTGTGGGTAAGTTTGGTAGAGTCCTACCCATCCTTCGCCTTAGGAgtcaacaaaaaaataaa ATTGTGAAATATGACCCATCAAAATACTGCCACAACCTTAGAAAGCTGGAGCAAGACTTGACACACGTAGTTCCTGTATCCAAGCTTACTTGGcatttggaagagaaagatgACAGCATAAGCAAGAAGCGGCAAGGAGAATTCCCTGTAACTAAGAAACAACCTAAAAAGTTGAGACAACTGGACAGTGAGGGTCTGAATGGATCAGCAGCGCTCCCTTCTGGCTGCTGGCCACATTCAAACAACATAAGCTCTTCACAGCTAGACCAAAGATCAAAAACCAAATCCAATGAGAGGTCTAAATTGCTTCCATCAAGCAGTCTTTATAGGAGAACACCAGGGCAAGGCTCATTATCAGATAAAACCAATATTTCTAGGATTTCTTCTCAGAATAGTACAATGCATGTTTCTGATGGTGACATTGATTCTGAGGAGGAAATCAGAACGATGGTAAAGAAAGAGACGGAAAGACGGCAAGCAGCCATTGAGACTGAGAGTGACCACTTGGAAATTGTTGGAGTTAATTTTGAGTTAAAGTACAATACTCACTGGTCCTTAGGCAATCTAGACACCACAAAGAAAGTTgtcaaaggaaataataaagaGACTGTGGAATGTGATAATGGTTATGATTCAGCAGATACAGATGAGATTATTGCTGAGAGTAAAGGTCCAGATCTAAGTAGcatgaaaactgcatttttagaaGACTCTAAACTGGCAGTGGTGGAAACGAAAGAAAtactaacaaataaaaaatgtgatttgGCAAATGACTCCTCACCGAAAACCCACAGAACTGtaagagaagggaaaataagagAACCTAAAACTTCTGCCTTGCCGAGCACAACAAAGACAAGCGATAGTGAAAGCTCTTATTCAGAGTCTGAGGAAGGGGAGTCTGAAGTCAGTTCTGATTACGAATCCATGATGCAAAACTGTTACCGTCTAGACCTTACATTAGATGACCTAAAAGCATTAGCTACTGAGAAGTCTGGGACGTCAGTCGAGGAATCGGATAGCACACAGAGTTCTAGTCAGTGcagcattaaagaaaatgctaaGGGCAACGtcaaacataaaacaaaactttctacAACTCCCCCTGCAGTCAAAAAGAAGTGCATCTGTCCTGAAGATATAGTTGCTGCCATTTTAAAAGGGGAGAAGAATGCTGATGAGGAAAGCTCGAAGAGACACAACAGTTCATGTTTGAAATACCAGCCCTTCAGAGGAATGGGGTCCCTTTGTGAAAAAGAGTTAACTAAGGACAGTGCTGGTTTAAAGAAATCTGTAGAAAGTTTAGGTGTTGAAGCTTCAATTCCTTATTGTGGGGAGACGCCCTCTGAAGGGCAATCCAAGAACCATCCATTTTATTCCCTTGAAATCAGCaaggaaaatgaacaaagtGAGCCTTGTGAACACCACAAGTTGTCAGATGCTGTCTCCTTAGTAGATGAGAATGATCAGCCTGTTTGCAGGCCACATTtacaaggaaagaggaaaaggacaaaTTATTTGCAAGAAGACCAAAACTTAAAGTATGGAGATGCTGCTCCTAGCACCAATGACGGTGAAGGTGAGAGCAGTGATGTGGATAGTAATGCTGCAGTGTCACAGAAACACATGAAACAATTGAAAACCCCAAAACtgctttcaaacaaaatgaagaaggtTGTAAGTTCAGAATGTGAAGTTAAGAAATGTGAAAGTAAGAAGATGAGTCTCCTGGAAAATAAGGAACTTCATGGTACTGCTTCAAAGGAGTCtaatacaaaaaagaaacaattgcaGGATAACCAGAGGAGGCTGGCAGCTCtagaagagagacagaaagagagagaattacagaaaaaagtCATTCAAGGAGCTCTTTCAAATCTG GATAGCCAGCCAGCAAGCAAGCGTAAACACATCACATTCGATTCGGATGTGGAAAGTGAAGCTGAAGTGGATGAGATGTTGAAGGAAGATGAGAGTTTGGGAAATGTGCATGAAAAA GAGTCTGCTCCTAAAACTTCTGGAAGACTCTTTGAAAGCAGCGAAGATGAGCAAGATGATACAGATGATGAGAGATTCAAAATTAAACCCCAGTTTGAAGGCAAAGCTGGTGAAAAA ctCTTGAATTTGCAATCACGGTTTGGCACAGATGAAAGATTTCGTATGGATGCTCGATTCCTTGAAAGTGACAGTGAAGAAGAAG CAGAAACAAATACATTGAAGGCAGATGAGGAGGATGAacttgctgcagagaaaaagaaaaatctgcaaatacTGGGAAGCCTCTTGAATATCGACCTGGAACACGCCAAACCAACTAAAATGGCTACAAATGCTAAGAAATTCAA GGATATTAATGCTCTCCGCTATGATCCCACAAGGCAGGACCATGCGGTTTTTGAAAGGAAACCCAATGCTACAGAAAAAGAGAG taaagctaagaggaagaagaagagggaggagagTGAGAAACTGCCTGAAGTGTCTAAAGAAATCTATTATGATATTGCTGTTGATTTAAAAGAGTTGTTTGGATCTTCAaagagcaaacaagaaaaaagagaagaaataccCTGGGACAAAGATGATGCAGAGGAATCCACCCCACATGACAGTCTGGGACCTGATGTTGGGAGTAACACAGCTCAGAATTCTAGTGgtttcaagttttctttctttggtgaCATGGATCAGTCACACGTAAAAGAAG
- the NOL8 gene encoding nucleolar protein 8 isoform X2 yields the protein MEKEQASKRLYVGGLGHTVSKAELQERFGKFGRVLDVEIITRKDDQGNPTKTFAYITANISETDLRKCTSILNKAKWKGQTLQVELAKESFLHRLAMEREEARLQKEKTQRNDKTSLLESLKKAGVVDFHMKAVPGTEVPDHKNWVVGKFGRVLPILRLRSQQKNKIVKYDPSKYCHNLRKLEQDLTHVVPVSKLTWHLEEKDDSISKKRQGEFPVTKKQPKKLRQLDSEGLNGSAALPSGCWPHSNNISSSQLDQRSKTKSNERSKLLPSSSLYRRTPGQGSLSDKTNISRISSQNSTMHVSDGDIDSEEEIRTMVKKETERRQAAIETESDHLEIVGVNFELKYNTHWSLGNLDTTKKVVKGNNKETVECDNGYDSADTDEIIAESKGPDLSSMKTAFLEDSKLAVVETKEILTNKKCDLANDSSPKTHRTVREGKIREPKTSALPSTTKTSDSESSYSESEEGESEVSSDYESMMQNCYRLDLTLDDLKALATEKSGTSVEESDSTQSSSQCSIKENAKGNVKHKTKLSTTPPAVKKKCICPEDIVAAILKGEKNADEESSKRHNSSCLKYQPFRGMGSLCEKELTKDSAGLKKSVESLGVEASIPYCGETPSEGQSKNHPFYSLEISKENEQSEPCEHHKLSDAVSLVDENDQPVCRPHLQGKRKRTNYLQEDQNLKYGDAAPSTNDGEGESSDVDSNAAVSQKHMKQLKTPKLLSNKMKKVVSSECEVKKCESKKMSLLENKELHGTASKESNTKKKQLQDNQRRLAALEERQKERELQKKVIQGALSNLDSQPASKRKHITFDSDVESEAEVDEMLKEDESLGNVHEKESAPKTSGRLFESSEDEQDDTDDERFKIKPQFEGKAGEKLLNLQSRFGTDERFRMDARFLESDSEEEETNTLKADEEDELAAEKKKNLQILGSLLNIDLEHAKPTKMATNAKKFKDINALRYDPTRQDHAVFERKPNATEKESKAKRKKKREESEKLPEVSKEIYYDIAVDLKELFGSSKSKQEKREEIPWDKDDAEESTPHDSLGPDVGSNTAQNSSGFKFSFFGDMDQSHVKEEPYVLETIKPVKVSWQEDPRFQDSSSEDDDEPEATESERDKEMFSSLPQAVSARFFFFSKGDERLKEGPKLFCRSVNLSEEKDSWEDRRRLLLEECRKKHKDARRKVKTKQ from the exons ATGGAGAAGGAACAAGCTTCAAAACGTCTATACGTTGGAGGTCTTGGCCATACAGTTTCTAAGGCTGAACTACAAGAAAGATTTGGCAAGTTTGGACGTGTTTTGGATGTAGAGATTATTACCAGAAAAGATGACCAGG GGAACCCTACGAAAACTTTTGCTTACATCACTGCcaacatttctgaaacagatcTTAGAAAAT GCAcatcaattttaaataaagccaaatGGAAAGGGCAGACACTGCAAGTCGAGTTGGCCAAAGAAAGCTTTTTGCATAG GCTTGCTATGGAGAGAGAGGAAGCGaggcttcagaaagaaaaaacacagagaaacgACAAAACATCTCTGCTAGAATCGCTGAAAAAGGCTGGAGTTGTAGACTTTCACATGAAAGCAGTACCAGGTACAGAGGTGCCAGACCATAAG aattGGGTTGTGGGTAAGTTTGGTAGAGTCCTACCCATCCTTCGCCTTAGGAgtcaacaaaaaaataaa ATTGTGAAATATGACCCATCAAAATACTGCCACAACCTTAGAAAGCTGGAGCAAGACTTGACACACGTAGTTCCTGTATCCAAGCTTACTTGGcatttggaagagaaagatgACAGCATAAGCAAGAAGCGGCAAGGAGAATTCCCTGTAACTAAGAAACAACCTAAAAAGTTGAGACAACTGGACAGTGAGGGTCTGAATGGATCAGCAGCGCTCCCTTCTGGCTGCTGGCCACATTCAAACAACATAAGCTCTTCACAGCTAGACCAAAGATCAAAAACCAAATCCAATGAGAGGTCTAAATTGCTTCCATCAAGCAGTCTTTATAGGAGAACACCAGGGCAAGGCTCATTATCAGATAAAACCAATATTTCTAGGATTTCTTCTCAGAATAGTACAATGCATGTTTCTGATGGTGACATTGATTCTGAGGAGGAAATCAGAACGATGGTAAAGAAAGAGACGGAAAGACGGCAAGCAGCCATTGAGACTGAGAGTGACCACTTGGAAATTGTTGGAGTTAATTTTGAGTTAAAGTACAATACTCACTGGTCCTTAGGCAATCTAGACACCACAAAGAAAGTTgtcaaaggaaataataaagaGACTGTGGAATGTGATAATGGTTATGATTCAGCAGATACAGATGAGATTATTGCTGAGAGTAAAGGTCCAGATCTAAGTAGcatgaaaactgcatttttagaaGACTCTAAACTGGCAGTGGTGGAAACGAAAGAAAtactaacaaataaaaaatgtgatttgGCAAATGACTCCTCACCGAAAACCCACAGAACTGtaagagaagggaaaataagagAACCTAAAACTTCTGCCTTGCCGAGCACAACAAAGACAAGCGATAGTGAAAGCTCTTATTCAGAGTCTGAGGAAGGGGAGTCTGAAGTCAGTTCTGATTACGAATCCATGATGCAAAACTGTTACCGTCTAGACCTTACATTAGATGACCTAAAAGCATTAGCTACTGAGAAGTCTGGGACGTCAGTCGAGGAATCGGATAGCACACAGAGTTCTAGTCAGTGcagcattaaagaaaatgctaaGGGCAACGtcaaacataaaacaaaactttctacAACTCCCCCTGCAGTCAAAAAGAAGTGCATCTGTCCTGAAGATATAGTTGCTGCCATTTTAAAAGGGGAGAAGAATGCTGATGAGGAAAGCTCGAAGAGACACAACAGTTCATGTTTGAAATACCAGCCCTTCAGAGGAATGGGGTCCCTTTGTGAAAAAGAGTTAACTAAGGACAGTGCTGGTTTAAAGAAATCTGTAGAAAGTTTAGGTGTTGAAGCTTCAATTCCTTATTGTGGGGAGACGCCCTCTGAAGGGCAATCCAAGAACCATCCATTTTATTCCCTTGAAATCAGCaaggaaaatgaacaaagtGAGCCTTGTGAACACCACAAGTTGTCAGATGCTGTCTCCTTAGTAGATGAGAATGATCAGCCTGTTTGCAGGCCACATTtacaaggaaagaggaaaaggacaaaTTATTTGCAAGAAGACCAAAACTTAAAGTATGGAGATGCTGCTCCTAGCACCAATGACGGTGAAGGTGAGAGCAGTGATGTGGATAGTAATGCTGCAGTGTCACAGAAACACATGAAACAATTGAAAACCCCAAAACtgctttcaaacaaaatgaagaaggtTGTAAGTTCAGAATGTGAAGTTAAGAAATGTGAAAGTAAGAAGATGAGTCTCCTGGAAAATAAGGAACTTCATGGTACTGCTTCAAAGGAGTCtaatacaaaaaagaaacaattgcaGGATAACCAGAGGAGGCTGGCAGCTCtagaagagagacagaaagagagagaattacagaaaaaagtCATTCAAGGAGCTCTTTCAAATCTG GATAGCCAGCCAGCAAGCAAGCGTAAACACATCACATTCGATTCGGATGTGGAAAGTGAAGCTGAAGTGGATGAGATGTTGAAGGAAGATGAGAGTTTGGGAAATGTGCATGAAAAA GAGTCTGCTCCTAAAACTTCTGGAAGACTCTTTGAAAGCAGCGAAGATGAGCAAGATGATACAGATGATGAGAGATTCAAAATTAAACCCCAGTTTGAAGGCAAAGCTGGTGAAAAA ctCTTGAATTTGCAATCACGGTTTGGCACAGATGAAAGATTTCGTATGGATGCTCGATTCCTTGAAAGTGACAGTGAAGAAGAAG AAACAAATACATTGAAGGCAGATGAGGAGGATGAacttgctgcagagaaaaagaaaaatctgcaaatacTGGGAAGCCTCTTGAATATCGACCTGGAACACGCCAAACCAACTAAAATGGCTACAAATGCTAAGAAATTCAA GGATATTAATGCTCTCCGCTATGATCCCACAAGGCAGGACCATGCGGTTTTTGAAAGGAAACCCAATGCTACAGAAAAAGAGAG taaagctaagaggaagaagaagagggaggagagTGAGAAACTGCCTGAAGTGTCTAAAGAAATCTATTATGATATTGCTGTTGATTTAAAAGAGTTGTTTGGATCTTCAaagagcaaacaagaaaaaagagaagaaataccCTGGGACAAAGATGATGCAGAGGAATCCACCCCACATGACAGTCTGGGACCTGATGTTGGGAGTAACACAGCTCAGAATTCTAGTGgtttcaagttttctttctttggtgaCATGGATCAGTCACACGTAAAAGAAG